One window of the Thiobacter sp. AK1 genome contains the following:
- the trmL gene encoding tRNA (uridine(34)/cytosine(34)/5-carboxymethylaminomethyluridine(34)-2'-O)-methyltransferase TrmL yields MFHLVLFQPEIPPNTGNIIRLCANSGTTLHLVEPLGFRLDDKQLRRAGLDYHEFARLLVHPDWRHCQEALAGSRLFALSTRGRRRYDQVDYRPGDVFVLGPETRGLPEDVLLGFPTERRLRLPMLPHSRSLNLANAAAIVVYEAWRQNGFAGAAD; encoded by the coding sequence ATGTTTCACCTGGTCCTCTTCCAGCCGGAGATCCCACCCAATACGGGCAATATCATCCGCCTGTGCGCCAATAGCGGCACCACCTTGCACCTGGTTGAGCCCCTGGGCTTCCGGCTAGACGACAAACAGCTGCGGCGTGCTGGGCTCGATTATCACGAGTTCGCCCGCCTCCTCGTGCACCCGGACTGGCGCCACTGCCAGGAAGCGCTGGCGGGCAGCCGCCTGTTTGCCCTTTCCACCCGCGGCAGACGGCGCTACGACCAGGTGGACTACCGACCGGGAGACGTCTTCGTCCTGGGTCCAGAAACCCGCGGCCTACCGGAGGACGTGCTATTGGGTTTTCCAACTGAGCGGCGCCTGCGTCTGCCCATGCTGCCCCACTCCCGCAGTCTCAACCTCGCCAACGCTGCCGCCATCGTCGTCTATGAGGCCTGGCGCCAGAACGGGTTTGCCGGCGCCGCCGATTGA
- a CDS encoding GspE/PulE family protein, with protein sequence MARPEKVRLGEILVNQKLISQEQLALALEEQKRTGRKLGRIFVEQGFVTEEQISEALARQLNIPYINLKFYQLRPEVVRLLPETQARRFRAIVMEVKDNTALVGMADPTDLFAYDEIARILKRDLSLAVVNEGQLMEAIDRLYRRTDEITDLAHELEVALGDTAVDFGLLGATPSLEDAPIVRLLQTVFEDATQVRASDIHIEPQEKTLRIRFRIDGVLHLQTEVDPKIATALALRLKLMSGLDIAEKRLPQDGRFHVRVKNRTVDVRISTLPTQYGESVVMRLLNQDEGAPPLEQLGFPATMLGRFREIFHRAQGMVLVTGPTGSGKTTTLYSVLAELNAVERKIITVEDPVEYRLPGINQVQVNEKIDLTFSRVLRTVLRQDPDIVLVGEMRDQETAQMGMRAAMTGHMVLSTLHTNDAVSTPIRLLDMGVPPYMVAMSVHAVLAQRLLRLVCDSCMAAYMPLPHELAWLELELGPEAAQRPWVQGRGCSHCNGTGYRGRVGVYEMLEMTAPLVEALNRQDTQAFVRLARQQLAGRTLRRAAVDLAVAGRTSVAEAMRVTSALEDN encoded by the coding sequence GTGGCCAGACCTGAGAAAGTCCGCCTGGGGGAGATCCTGGTCAACCAGAAGCTCATCTCCCAAGAGCAGTTGGCCCTGGCGTTGGAAGAGCAGAAGCGTACCGGGCGTAAGCTGGGGCGAATTTTCGTCGAGCAAGGCTTCGTCACCGAGGAGCAGATTTCCGAGGCACTCGCCCGTCAGCTCAACATTCCCTACATCAATCTCAAGTTTTACCAACTGCGGCCCGAGGTGGTGCGGCTGCTGCCGGAGACCCAGGCGCGGCGCTTCCGCGCCATCGTCATGGAAGTGAAGGACAACACCGCCCTGGTGGGCATGGCCGATCCCACAGACCTGTTCGCCTATGACGAGATCGCGCGCATCCTCAAGCGGGATCTGAGCCTGGCCGTGGTCAACGAAGGCCAGCTCATGGAGGCCATCGATCGCCTCTACCGGCGCACCGATGAAATCACCGACTTGGCCCATGAACTGGAGGTGGCGCTGGGTGATACCGCCGTGGACTTCGGCCTGTTGGGCGCCACGCCCAGTCTGGAGGACGCGCCCATCGTGCGCCTGCTGCAGACGGTGTTCGAAGACGCCACCCAGGTGCGCGCCTCAGACATCCACATCGAGCCCCAGGAGAAGACGCTGCGTATCCGTTTCCGCATCGACGGCGTGTTGCATTTGCAAACCGAGGTGGACCCGAAGATTGCCACCGCGCTGGCGTTGCGCCTCAAGCTCATGTCGGGTTTGGACATCGCGGAAAAACGGCTGCCCCAGGACGGCCGTTTCCACGTGCGGGTGAAGAACCGCACGGTGGACGTGCGTATCTCCACGCTCCCCACCCAGTATGGGGAGTCCGTGGTGATGCGCCTACTCAACCAGGACGAAGGCGCGCCCCCTCTTGAGCAACTGGGCTTTCCGGCGACGATGCTGGGACGCTTCCGGGAAATCTTCCACCGCGCTCAGGGCATGGTGCTGGTGACGGGTCCCACCGGTTCCGGCAAGACGACCACGCTCTATTCGGTGCTCGCCGAACTAAACGCCGTGGAGCGCAAGATCATCACCGTGGAAGACCCGGTGGAGTATCGGCTGCCCGGCATCAACCAGGTGCAGGTCAACGAGAAGATCGATCTTACCTTCTCCCGCGTGCTGCGCACCGTCCTGCGCCAGGATCCGGACATCGTGCTGGTGGGCGAGATGCGCGATCAGGAAACGGCGCAGATGGGCATGCGTGCGGCCATGACCGGGCACATGGTGCTTTCCACCCTGCATACCAATGATGCTGTCTCGACCCCCATCCGCCTGCTGGATATGGGCGTGCCCCCATACATGGTGGCCATGTCCGTGCACGCCGTGCTTGCCCAGCGGCTGCTGCGGCTGGTGTGCGACAGCTGTATGGCCGCCTACATGCCGCTACCCCACGAGCTTGCCTGGCTGGAACTGGAGTTGGGCCCCGAGGCGGCGCAGCGACCTTGGGTGCAGGGGCGTGGCTGCAGCCATTGCAACGGCACCGGCTACCGCGGCCGCGTGGGCGTGTACGAAATGCTGGAAATGACGGCCCCCTTGGTGGAGGCGCTGAACCGTCAGGATACCCAAGCGTTCGTGCGCCTTGCGCGGCAACAGCTGGCGGGTCGTACCTTGCGTCGGGCCGCGGTGGATTTGGCTGTCGCGGGCCGCACCAGCGTCGCCGAGGCCATGCGCGTGACCAGCGCGCTCGAAGACAATTGA
- a CDS encoding type II secretion system F family protein codes for MALFAYKGRNPRGELVEGTLDAASAAAVADQLITISVTPIEIRPAPPTAAKPRPEWLKRLSEPRIGPLDVLLFSRQMHTLLKAGVPILRALAGLQESTSNRSFAQVLRNLRQSLDSGRELSVAMRREGIFSPFYVAMVRVGEMTGRLDEIFLRLFHHLDFERRTREQIKAALRYPAFVLIAMGLAIVIINLLVIPAFAKVYAGFGAQLPYVTRLLIGFSNFMVATWPLQLALLLFATTGVRLWIQTPRGRYQWDRMKLGLPVVGSIVRKATLARFARSLALAVRSGVPIVQGLSVVAKVVDNDYIAARIEQMRDGVERGETILRTAVASGVFTPVVLQMIAVGEETGAVDELMQEIADMYDREVEYEVKNLSAQIEPILIVGMGVLVLILALGVFLPIWDLGRAALGKSM; via the coding sequence ATGGCGCTTTTTGCCTACAAAGGTCGAAACCCCCGCGGGGAGCTGGTGGAAGGCACGCTGGACGCCGCCAGCGCCGCCGCCGTGGCCGACCAACTCATCACCATCAGCGTCACGCCCATCGAGATTCGACCGGCGCCGCCGACCGCGGCGAAGCCCAGGCCAGAATGGCTCAAGCGGCTTTCGGAACCGCGAATCGGGCCGCTGGATGTGCTGCTGTTTTCCCGCCAGATGCACACCCTGCTCAAAGCGGGGGTGCCCATCCTGCGCGCGCTCGCGGGGCTTCAGGAATCCACCTCCAACCGCAGCTTCGCCCAGGTGCTGCGTAACTTGCGCCAGAGCTTGGATTCGGGCCGAGAGCTTTCCGTGGCCATGCGGCGCGAAGGCATCTTCTCGCCGTTTTACGTGGCCATGGTGCGCGTGGGGGAGATGACGGGGCGGCTGGACGAAATCTTCCTGCGGCTGTTCCACCATCTCGATTTCGAGCGCCGCACGCGGGAGCAGATCAAGGCTGCGCTGCGCTACCCTGCCTTCGTGCTGATCGCTATGGGCCTGGCCATCGTCATCATCAATCTGTTGGTCATCCCCGCTTTCGCCAAGGTGTATGCCGGATTTGGCGCTCAACTGCCCTATGTCACGCGGCTTTTGATCGGCTTCTCCAATTTCATGGTGGCCACCTGGCCGTTGCAGCTTGCGCTATTGCTATTCGCCACCACGGGGGTGCGGCTTTGGATTCAGACGCCGCGGGGCCGCTACCAGTGGGATCGGATGAAGCTTGGGTTGCCAGTGGTGGGATCCATCGTGCGCAAGGCCACCTTGGCCCGATTTGCCCGCTCCCTTGCACTCGCAGTGAGAAGCGGCGTACCCATCGTGCAGGGCTTGTCCGTGGTGGCCAAGGTGGTGGACAACGATTACATCGCTGCGCGCATCGAGCAGATGCGCGACGGTGTGGAACGCGGCGAGACGATTCTGCGCACTGCGGTGGCGAGCGGCGTGTTTACGCCCGTGGTGCTGCAGATGATCGCCGTGGGCGAAGAAACCGGCGCGGTGGACGAGCTCATGCAGGAAATCGCCGACATGTACGACCGCGAGGTGGAATACGAAGTGAAAAACCTCTCTGCCCAGATCGAGCCGATCCTGATCGTGGGGATGGGCGTTCTCGTGCTCATCCTCGCCTTGGGGGTGTTCCTCCCCATCTGGGACCTGGGGCGAGCAGCGCTGGGCAAGTCGATGTGA
- a CDS encoding type II secretion system protein, whose product MTGGRGFTLLELVMVVCIVALLGLAAIDRLLYLREQAEKAMVEQNLQMLKAAVRLQVAGLFAANRTAEIAALDGANPARWLEEPLPGYRGEFESETQPNCRACWYFDRGRREVVYVLDRGEHFQPDAAGEKRIRARVEVERPQEMPGEAVVTSVPSARLRVAPYRWFGG is encoded by the coding sequence ATGACGGGTGGTCGGGGATTTACCCTGCTGGAGCTGGTAATGGTCGTGTGCATCGTCGCCCTGTTGGGGCTTGCGGCCATCGACCGGCTCCTCTACCTACGGGAGCAGGCAGAAAAGGCGATGGTGGAACAAAACCTGCAGATGCTGAAAGCAGCGGTGCGGCTGCAGGTGGCCGGACTTTTTGCCGCCAATCGGACGGCAGAAATTGCCGCTCTAGATGGCGCCAATCCCGCCCGCTGGCTGGAAGAGCCCCTGCCGGGTTATCGGGGCGAGTTTGAGTCCGAAACGCAGCCCAACTGTCGAGCCTGTTGGTATTTCGACAGGGGGCGGCGGGAGGTCGTCTATGTCCTGGACCGGGGCGAGCATTTTCAGCCGGACGCCGCGGGCGAGAAGCGCATTCGGGCGCGCGTCGAGGTAGAACGACCTCAAGAAATGCCAGGCGAAGCCGTAGTAACGTCCGTGCCCTCTGCCCGCCTGAGGGTCGCCCCTTACCGCTGGTTCGGCGGCTGA
- a CDS encoding type II secretion system protein, which yields MHKAQTGFTLIELVVVIVILGILAATALPKFVDFSGEAEQAAVKGVAGAISSAGAINYGKVKAGGTGVNITDGTDACAGTANSVLAGQGTLLSGSVTLVTASPTTTDQYKIAAGTDAVCAAGKTIDCQITSKGGKTATAYVPCTN from the coding sequence ATGCACAAGGCGCAAACCGGTTTCACCCTCATCGAATTGGTGGTGGTGATCGTCATTCTGGGGATTTTGGCGGCGACTGCCCTGCCCAAGTTCGTCGACTTTTCGGGCGAAGCCGAGCAGGCCGCGGTCAAGGGCGTGGCCGGGGCGATCTCTTCGGCTGGCGCCATCAACTACGGCAAGGTCAAGGCGGGCGGCACCGGTGTCAACATCACCGATGGCACTGATGCTTGCGCGGGTACCGCCAACAGTGTCCTCGCGGGCCAGGGGACCTTGCTCTCCGGCAGTGTCACCCTCGTCACGGCGTCGCCCACGACAACCGACCAGTACAAAATCGCTGCCGGCACGGACGCGGTCTGTGCCGCCGGTAAAACCATCGACTGCCAGATCACCAGCAAGGGCGGCAAGACCGCAACCGCCTACGTGCCCTGCACCAACTAA
- a CDS encoding type II secretion system protein has product MRPMQRGFTLIELIVVIAILGILAATALPRYINAQQQARVAKAQGIYGAIRSAAALAHAQALVTNTSTSGTATVTMEGQVIDLINGYPVATTGDNNPIPAAGNRGILVAAQLDDGADQLTYTGGGAAGGSTLNVQVNGAATPANCRVSYISPNVAGGSPTITVVTTGC; this is encoded by the coding sequence ATGCGCCCCATGCAGCGCGGTTTCACCCTCATCGAACTCATCGTGGTCATCGCCATCCTGGGCATCCTGGCCGCCACCGCCCTGCCGCGCTACATCAACGCCCAGCAGCAGGCGCGCGTGGCCAAGGCACAGGGCATCTACGGGGCGATCCGCTCCGCGGCGGCGCTCGCCCACGCCCAGGCGCTGGTGACCAACACTTCGACCAGCGGGACGGCGACGGTGACCATGGAAGGCCAGGTGATCGACTTGATCAACGGCTATCCCGTGGCCACGACCGGCGACAACAACCCGATCCCGGCAGCGGGGAACCGCGGCATCCTGGTGGCGGCGCAGTTGGATGATGGGGCGGATCAGCTCACCTATACGGGTGGCGGTGCGGCAGGGGGCTCCACCCTCAATGTCCAGGTCAATGGCGCCGCCACGCCCGCGAACTGCCGGGTCAGCTACATCTCCCCCAACGTTGCCGGCGGTTCGCCGACGATCACGGTGGTCACCACCGGCTGCTGA
- a CDS encoding prepilin-type N-terminal cleavage/methylation domain-containing protein, protein MRGFTLVELVVVIVILGILAVVVAPRFFDRATFDARGFSDELAQTVRFAQKLAVAQHGTIHVLTGGGQVRVCWDVACSQPAPSPAGGALTRVIPTGVSVSGPAALSFDALGRPSSGASYNVSGGGVNRTLTVEAETGYAHF, encoded by the coding sequence ATGCGTGGCTTCACCCTGGTGGAACTCGTGGTCGTCATTGTCATCCTCGGCATCCTGGCCGTGGTGGTGGCGCCCCGTTTTTTCGACCGCGCTACGTTCGATGCCCGCGGCTTTTCCGACGAGCTTGCCCAGACCGTGCGCTTCGCCCAGAAACTGGCCGTGGCCCAGCATGGAACGATTCATGTGCTGACCGGCGGCGGGCAGGTGCGAGTGTGTTGGGATGTGGCCTGTAGCCAACCCGCGCCCAGCCCCGCGGGCGGGGCGCTCACGCGCGTGATTCCCACCGGCGTGAGTGTGAGTGGCCCGGCGGCGCTCAGTTTCGATGCCCTTGGACGTCCGTCCAGCGGGGCGAGCTACAACGTGAGCGGCGGGGGCGTCAACCGGACGCTGACGGTGGAGGCCGAGACGGGCTATGCGCACTTTTGA
- a CDS encoding prepilin-type cleavage/methylation domain-containing protein, with the protein MRTFERGLSLVELIVFMVIVGVAVAGVLSVMNLTTAKSADPMVRKQAIAIAEGMLEEILLKDFSNPPGGFTGAATPANRALFDDVSDYAGYTTTGIYDLTGTPIPALSGYGVSVTVANQAVGGVPAAAAKRVTVTVTAPGGETITLSGFRMDTGS; encoded by the coding sequence ATGCGCACTTTTGAACGGGGACTCTCTTTGGTGGAGCTCATCGTGTTCATGGTCATCGTGGGCGTGGCGGTGGCGGGGGTGCTTTCGGTGATGAATCTCACCACGGCGAAGAGCGCCGACCCCATGGTGCGCAAGCAGGCCATCGCCATCGCCGAGGGTATGCTGGAGGAAATCCTCCTCAAGGACTTTTCCAATCCGCCGGGCGGCTTTACCGGTGCAGCCACGCCTGCCAACCGGGCGTTGTTCGACGATGTCTCGGACTACGCTGGCTACACCACGACCGGCATCTACGACCTCACCGGCACGCCGATTCCTGCGCTGTCTGGCTATGGCGTCTCGGTCACGGTGGCCAACCAGGCTGTGGGCGGCGTGCCGGCGGCGGCAGCCAAGCGGGTGACGGTCACGGTTACCGCACCCGGCGGCGAAACCATTACCCTCTCCGGCTTCCGCATGGATACCGGGTCTTGA
- a CDS encoding prepilin-type N-terminal cleavage/methylation domain-containing protein, with the protein MNRARGFTLIEMIVVIVITGIIAAMVAVFLRKPVEGYFDTARRAQLSDIADTALRRMARDVRLALPNTLRVTDGDRTVEFLLTRTGARYRAQPRSDGTGDPLDISTLDTGFDILGPPITFQNGDRIAVYNLGPNIPGANAYVGDTLSAYTGPPGAQSHVSIAAKQFPLASPASRFQVVEGPVSYACDLTSGTLWRYWGYAIQATQPNAASLPSLAGVQAARLATLVTGCSFRYLEGVTERSGVLELSLTLSDGGENVTLYHTVHVDNEP; encoded by the coding sequence ATGAACCGCGCGCGCGGCTTTACGCTCATAGAGATGATCGTGGTGATCGTCATCACCGGCATCATTGCCGCCATGGTGGCGGTCTTCCTGCGCAAGCCGGTGGAAGGCTATTTCGACACGGCGCGCCGGGCGCAACTATCGGACATCGCCGACACCGCCCTGCGCCGCATGGCGCGCGATGTGCGGCTTGCGCTCCCCAACACCCTGCGCGTGACGGATGGGGACCGCACGGTGGAATTTCTGCTCACCCGCACCGGCGCCCGCTACCGTGCCCAACCGCGAAGCGATGGTACGGGTGACCCACTGGACATCAGCACGCTCGACACCGGCTTCGACATCCTCGGCCCGCCGATTACCTTCCAGAATGGAGACCGCATCGCGGTGTACAACCTGGGACCCAACATCCCCGGCGCAAACGCCTACGTCGGCGACACGTTGAGCGCCTATACCGGCCCGCCGGGCGCGCAAAGTCACGTCAGCATTGCCGCCAAGCAGTTTCCCCTGGCCTCTCCCGCCAGCCGCTTCCAGGTGGTGGAAGGACCGGTGAGCTACGCCTGTGATCTCACCAGCGGCACGCTTTGGCGCTATTGGGGCTATGCCATCCAGGCCACACAGCCCAATGCCGCCAGCCTGCCCAGCCTTGCTGGCGTTCAGGCCGCCCGCCTCGCCACTTTGGTGACGGGGTGCAGCTTCCGCTATCTCGAGGGCGTGACCGAACGCTCCGGCGTGCTGGAACTGTCGCTCACTTTGAGCGATGGCGGGGAAAACGTCACGCTCTATCACACCGTGCACGTGGACAACGAACCATGA
- a CDS encoding DUF6701 domain-containing protein, with protein MLTKRWLVIVACALTALTVSQPVFAWWNTGWAYRVPINVPAGASVNSTVKVDVDFAALLTAVGAVGTFDPASWRVVRADDTTLAATQEWTDMVYGGASDPPGNSRGELRFILQDAGPTTYYLYFDVLASGPKPANPQPPINGNFEVGGTGTQSPPGWSATKANPLFDAQVRPPDIVSVTTDGATVGNGTPPKLTDGTPYTGFYSYLLGARTNNEPNGFVGQAVTLTRSIAVPATNPGNLVFRYRVEGWDASDNGASDFDYLRVRLIGSTTTTLVGPGANNYTSYPFSPNKGLNQASNARSGWGQYNGWDTDTRGIHHAGMTLARGSEPWFTVTAPLAAYAGQTITLEIMARSYFEYRSWYHIDDVEWSVVAATLGTPSTRVVTPGGFNAYDTTTALGSITGFIKTKIAGQPFNLDLIALNATKTAIETGFVGAVKVELLNASNNSGALDANGCRNTWTTIQTLSPNPVFAAADQGRKTVSFQENNAWKDVRVRVSYPATGTPTVVGCSTDNFAIRPATLVWSATDSDWQTAGTTRVLNNGLANGGVVHKAGQPFTLTATAKNAAGNVTANYDGAPSVVAVSCALPTGCSAGTVSPGTWTASGGTVVSNTATYSEVGVISAQLADATFAAVDAADGSTAAERTIPSASQTVGRFVPDHFELSAANVPVFKTFGTTACSPRSFTYIGQPFGYSTVPVATVYAKNAAGQTTMNYAGSLWKLTASSVSQTYISIPATPALTTVLGAPTVASNNDGTGTISVNSSDTLAYTRPPSAPWPAPFNANITLSVSVQDASENGTGQGIITTTAPAIFNGGGSGIAFDSGNAFRYGRLRLSNAHGSERLPLKVPMNAEWFDGTVFRANTDDNCSSFTPSQVSFSNWLRNLNPGETTVTAVNFANGQGSIDLSAPGVGNSGAVTVTLDVPTWLEFPWAGAGPLDPQARATFGIYRGGQNMIYWRERY; from the coding sequence ATGTTGACCAAGCGGTGGCTAGTGATCGTCGCGTGCGCGTTAACGGCCCTCACGGTGTCGCAGCCAGTGTTTGCGTGGTGGAACACGGGGTGGGCTTACCGTGTTCCCATCAACGTGCCCGCCGGCGCTTCGGTGAACAGCACCGTGAAAGTGGATGTTGACTTCGCAGCTTTGCTCACCGCTGTCGGGGCGGTGGGGACGTTCGATCCCGCTTCCTGGCGCGTGGTCCGCGCGGATGACACTACGCTTGCGGCGACGCAGGAATGGACCGATATGGTATATGGGGGTGCGTCGGATCCTCCTGGCAACAGCCGGGGCGAGCTGCGTTTCATTCTGCAGGACGCCGGTCCGACGACCTACTATTTGTATTTCGATGTTCTTGCGAGCGGGCCCAAACCTGCCAACCCGCAGCCACCTATCAATGGCAATTTCGAAGTGGGCGGAACGGGAACGCAAAGCCCGCCCGGGTGGAGCGCAACCAAAGCGAACCCTCTCTTTGATGCGCAGGTGCGCCCGCCCGACATAGTGTCCGTCACTACCGATGGAGCCACCGTTGGCAACGGTACGCCCCCCAAACTCACAGACGGCACGCCCTACACCGGCTTTTACTCCTACCTGCTCGGCGCGCGTACGAACAATGAACCCAATGGCTTTGTGGGTCAGGCCGTTACGCTGACACGAAGCATCGCTGTGCCGGCCACCAACCCAGGCAACCTGGTGTTTCGCTATCGTGTGGAGGGCTGGGATGCGTCGGACAACGGCGCGAGCGATTTCGACTACCTGCGCGTTCGCCTGATCGGTTCGACCACCACGACCTTGGTGGGCCCCGGTGCAAACAATTACACCAGCTATCCATTCAGCCCCAACAAGGGATTGAACCAGGCGAGCAATGCGCGCTCTGGTTGGGGTCAATACAACGGTTGGGACACCGACACACGAGGGATTCACCACGCCGGTATGACGCTCGCGCGGGGAAGTGAACCGTGGTTCACCGTCACCGCTCCGCTTGCCGCCTATGCGGGCCAAACCATCACGCTGGAAATCATGGCACGGAGCTATTTTGAGTATCGTTCCTGGTATCACATCGATGACGTGGAATGGAGTGTCGTCGCCGCCACCCTGGGCACACCCTCTACCAGGGTCGTCACGCCCGGCGGCTTCAACGCCTACGACACGACCACGGCGCTAGGCAGCATCACCGGCTTCATCAAGACCAAAATCGCAGGTCAACCCTTCAATCTCGACCTCATCGCGCTGAACGCCACCAAGACGGCAATCGAAACGGGCTTCGTCGGGGCGGTGAAAGTGGAGCTGCTTAACGCCAGCAACAACAGCGGTGCGCTCGATGCCAACGGCTGCCGCAACACCTGGACGACGATCCAGACGCTCAGTCCCAACCCGGTGTTCGCAGCAGCCGACCAGGGCCGCAAGACGGTGAGCTTCCAGGAAAACAATGCCTGGAAAGACGTGCGCGTGCGCGTGAGTTACCCCGCCACGGGCACGCCCACAGTGGTGGGTTGCTCCACCGACAACTTCGCCATCCGGCCGGCCACACTCGTCTGGTCCGCCACAGATAGCGACTGGCAGACGGCAGGCACGACACGCGTCCTGAACAATGGCCTTGCCAACGGCGGCGTGGTGCACAAGGCCGGCCAGCCCTTTACCCTGACGGCCACGGCGAAGAACGCGGCGGGCAATGTGACTGCAAACTACGACGGCGCACCCAGCGTGGTGGCGGTGAGCTGCGCGTTGCCCACGGGCTGTAGCGCCGGTACCGTGAGTCCAGGCACTTGGACTGCGAGTGGCGGCACGGTGGTTTCCAACACCGCCACCTATTCCGAGGTGGGGGTGATCTCGGCGCAACTTGCGGATGCGACCTTTGCCGCGGTGGATGCAGCCGACGGTTCCACCGCGGCCGAGCGCACCATTCCCAGCGCGAGCCAAACAGTGGGGCGGTTCGTGCCGGATCATTTCGAGCTATCAGCCGCCAACGTTCCCGTCTTCAAGACCTTCGGCACCACGGCGTGCTCGCCACGCAGCTTCACATACATCGGCCAACCCTTTGGCTACTCGACGGTGCCCGTTGCAACTGTTTATGCGAAAAATGCCGCTGGGCAGACCACGATGAATTACGCCGGCTCGTTGTGGAAACTCACGGCCAGCAGCGTGAGCCAGACCTACATCTCGATTCCGGCCACGCCCGCGCTCACGACGGTCCTGGGCGCGCCCACCGTGGCCTCCAACAACGATGGCACTGGCACCATCAGTGTGAATTCCAGCGACACGCTGGCCTACACGCGGCCGCCGAGCGCGCCTTGGCCTGCGCCCTTCAACGCCAACATCACCCTCAGCGTAAGCGTCCAGGATGCGAGCGAGAACGGCACGGGGCAGGGCATCATTACCACCACCGCGCCGGCGATCTTCAATGGCGGCGGCAGCGGCATCGCCTTCGATTCTGGCAACGCCTTCCGTTATGGCCGCCTGCGCCTTAGCAACGCGCACGGTTCGGAACGGTTGCCGCTTAAGGTGCCGATGAATGCGGAATGGTTCGACGGCACGGTGTTTCGCGCCAACACAGACGACAACTGCTCAAGCTTTACCCCAAGCCAGGTGAGTTTTTCCAACTGGTTGCGCAACCTGAACCCCGGTGAGACAACCGTGACGGCGGTCAATTTCGCCAACGGACAAGGCAGCATCGATCTTTCCGCGCCGGGCGTTGGCAACAGCGGCGCCGTGACCGTGACCTTGGATGTCCCCACCTGGCTGGAATTTCCCTGGGCCGGCGCGGGTCCGCTGGACCCTCAGGCGCGCGCCACTTTCGGCATCTATCGCGGCGGTCAAAACATGATTTACTGGCGGGAGCGGTATTGA
- a CDS encoding agglutinin biogenesis protein MshI, with translation MTLAFSGDEVLLAHCEPRNGAKPLVTVCGSLPAPRDDVAALARLAREMRLAEYRVSVLLGLDQYQMMVVEAPGVPPEELKVAVRWRVKDMLDYHIDDATLDILTIPPGPSGGTRAQSLYVVAARNEVIAGYITRCQQAGIPLSVIDIPEMASRNLASLVAQPGRGVAMLAFSNEGGLFTVSHEGELYLARHLEVTLDDLANGGVREAHFERITLEVQRSLDYVERQFGFVAVAHLWLAPNPVAQALREHLAGNLYLPVSVLDLGEILDFSRVPELAGLEAQTRFFLPLGGSLRHEVTAL, from the coding sequence ATGACCCTCGCGTTCAGTGGCGACGAGGTGCTGCTCGCCCACTGCGAGCCGCGCAATGGCGCCAAGCCCTTGGTGACGGTATGTGGCAGCCTGCCTGCGCCACGGGACGACGTGGCCGCGCTGGCGCGCTTGGCGCGGGAGATGCGGCTTGCCGAGTATCGGGTCAGTGTGTTGCTGGGTCTCGACCAATACCAGATGATGGTCGTCGAAGCCCCTGGCGTGCCGCCGGAGGAGTTGAAGGTTGCGGTGCGCTGGCGGGTGAAGGACATGCTCGACTATCACATCGACGATGCGACCTTGGACATCCTCACGATTCCGCCAGGGCCGAGCGGCGGAACGCGTGCGCAATCCCTGTACGTGGTGGCCGCACGCAACGAGGTGATCGCCGGCTACATCACCCGGTGCCAGCAAGCGGGTATCCCCCTGTCGGTGATCGACATCCCGGAGATGGCCAGCCGCAACCTCGCCAGTCTCGTCGCGCAACCGGGGCGAGGCGTGGCCATGCTCGCCTTTAGCAACGAGGGCGGGCTTTTCACGGTGAGCCACGAAGGCGAGCTCTATCTCGCCCGCCACCTGGAGGTGACGCTTGATGACTTGGCCAACGGCGGCGTGCGCGAGGCCCATTTCGAGCGCATTACCCTGGAGGTGCAACGCTCCCTGGATTACGTGGAGCGTCAGTTTGGTTTCGTCGCCGTGGCGCACCTGTGGCTGGCGCCCAATCCTGTCGCGCAGGCCCTGCGTGAGCACCTGGCGGGGAATCTCTATCTGCCGGTGAGTGTCCTCGATCTTGGCGAGATCCTGGATTTTTCGCGGGTTCCTGAGCTGGCTGGGCTTGAAGCCCAGACGCGGTTCTTTTTGCCCCTCGGAGGCAGTCTGCGGCATGAGGTCACTGCCTTATGA